One window from the genome of Acinetobacter lanii encodes:
- a CDS encoding nitroreductase family protein produces the protein MSDSSLHAVHDNIHQRQSIGHLVEPAPNAEQLEMAFQAAMTAPDHHRLKPTHFIIVPPEQREAFGAVLADAIRDTGMQDEQQVDRVRNHPFRAPLLVLAVTRFQEHAKVPEFEQTLSTGAAIQNFLLSLQVQGFSTMWRSGAVVESQLFKQQLGLQAHDLISGIIYIGTAVKAIPPRHEIDTKANVSYWAP, from the coding sequence ATGTCAGATTCTTCTCTACATGCAGTGCATGACAATATTCATCAACGTCAGTCCATTGGTCATTTAGTTGAGCCAGCACCTAATGCAGAACAATTAGAAATGGCATTTCAAGCAGCAATGACGGCACCTGATCATCATCGATTAAAGCCGACACATTTTATTATTGTGCCCCCTGAGCAACGTGAAGCGTTTGGGGCGGTGTTGGCTGATGCGATTCGTGATACGGGCATGCAAGATGAACAGCAAGTAGATCGCGTGCGTAATCATCCTTTTCGCGCACCATTATTGGTGCTTGCAGTAACACGTTTTCAAGAACATGCCAAAGTCCCTGAGTTCGAACAAACCTTAAGTACTGGGGCAGCCATTCAAAACTTCTTGTTGTCTTTGCAAGTACAAGGCTTTTCAACCATGTGGCGTAGTGGTGCTGTGGTCGAGTCACAACTGTTTAAGCAACAATTGGGTTTGCAAGCGCACGATTTGATTTCAGGGATTATTTATATTGGGACTGCGGTGAAAGCGATTCCGCCACGCCATGAGATAGATACCAAGGCCAATGTTTCTTATTGGGCACCTTAG
- a CDS encoding NAD(P)H-dependent glycerol-3-phosphate dehydrogenase, which translates to MSELKFTDLVRPVAVNHKTALRVTVLGGGSFGTAMANTAVRNGCDTMIWIRDEAIANEINQTHINRRYLPDFQLEAGLRAESNLEHAVRDRDIILVAIPSHSFRDVLRQIKPFISAQAVISLTKGIEAKTFSFMSDIIREELPEVPYGVLSGPNLAKEIMSGMPAGTVIASDSELVRSAIQSALHSALFRVFASDDVHGVELGGALKNIYAVAMGIAAAYKVGENTKSMILTRALAEMSRFAVKLGANPLTFLGLSGVGDLFATCNSPLSRNYQVGFALGSGKSLEQATQELGQTAEGINTIVQVNTRAKELDVYMPITTALYEVIFEGAPPLNIAVSLMKNGHRSDVEFVLPHQKV; encoded by the coding sequence ATGTCGGAATTGAAATTTACGGATTTGGTTCGTCCAGTTGCAGTCAATCATAAAACAGCGTTACGTGTGACGGTATTGGGTGGGGGAAGTTTTGGTACAGCCATGGCCAATACCGCTGTAAGAAATGGCTGTGACACCATGATTTGGATTCGTGATGAAGCGATTGCCAATGAAATTAATCAAACCCATATTAATCGACGTTATTTACCTGATTTTCAGTTAGAAGCGGGCTTACGTGCTGAGTCAAATTTGGAACACGCCGTGCGTGACCGTGACATTATTTTGGTGGCGATTCCAAGCCATTCATTTCGTGATGTACTGCGTCAAATTAAGCCCTTTATTAGTGCGCAAGCGGTGATTTCGCTGACCAAAGGCATTGAGGCAAAAACCTTTAGTTTTATGAGCGATATTATTCGCGAAGAATTGCCTGAAGTGCCTTATGGGGTGTTGTCAGGTCCAAATTTGGCCAAAGAAATCATGAGCGGTATGCCGGCAGGAACCGTGATTGCCAGTGATTCAGAGTTAGTTCGCTCAGCAATACAAAGCGCTCTGCATAGCGCTTTGTTCCGTGTCTTTGCCAGTGATGATGTGCATGGGGTTGAGCTCGGTGGCGCATTAAAAAATATCTATGCTGTGGCAATGGGTATCGCAGCGGCCTATAAAGTCGGTGAAAATACCAAAAGTATGATTTTGACCCGTGCTTTGGCGGAGATGAGCCGTTTTGCAGTCAAACTCGGTGCCAATCCGTTGACCTTTCTTGGATTGTCGGGCGTGGGTGATTTATTTGCCACCTGTAACAGTCCACTGAGCCGAAATTATCAAGTTGGTTTTGCGTTGGGTTCGGGTAAAAGCTTAGAGCAAGCCACACAAGAATTGGGTCAAACCGCAGAGGGGATCAATACCATTGTGCAGGTCAATACCCGTGCCAAAGAACTGGATGTATATATGCCAATCACTACCGCGCTTTATGAGGTGATTTTTGAAGGGGCACCACCTTTAAATATTGCAGTGTCGTTAATGAAAAATGGTCATCGTAGTGATGTGGAATTTGTATTGCCTCATCAAAAAGTATGA
- a CDS encoding cold-shock protein, with protein MTAREQGVVKWFNDTKGFGFIQRAGGDDVFVHFRAIQGDGHRSLRDGQRVEFSVVQGQKGFQAEEVQPLD; from the coding sequence ATGACAGCTCGCGAACAAGGCGTAGTTAAGTGGTTTAACGATACTAAAGGTTTTGGCTTCATTCAACGCGCTGGCGGTGATGACGTATTCGTTCATTTCCGTGCAATTCAAGGCGACGGTCACCGTTCACTTCGTGACGGTCAACGCGTAGAATTCAGCGTTGTACAAGGTCAAAAAGGTTTTCAAGCTGAAGAAGTTCAGCCTTTAGACTAA
- the gspM gene encoding type II secretion system protein GspM, with translation MKAFDKVQDKIDLWIEQVQAYLARLSLRERIMVIAATIIVLVAIIVTSLWKMHSAAEQQQDRLNELKDNLVWMQSHVVTMKPADDLSLTVADKIQRVSQQQGISVASQQVGEQIQLVAEHQNYAILANFLTQLVQMGVNIEKMELNEAGQQIKLTATVH, from the coding sequence ATGAAAGCATTCGATAAGGTACAGGACAAAATCGATCTTTGGATTGAGCAGGTGCAAGCCTATTTAGCACGGCTCTCATTGCGTGAGCGAATCATGGTGATTGCGGCAACCATCATTGTGCTTGTGGCGATCATTGTGACATCGCTTTGGAAAATGCATTCAGCGGCAGAACAACAACAAGATCGTTTAAATGAACTTAAAGATAATTTGGTATGGATGCAGAGTCATGTGGTAACCATGAAACCTGCTGATGATTTGAGTTTAACGGTGGCAGATAAAATTCAGCGGGTTTCACAGCAGCAAGGAATTTCTGTGGCATCTCAACAGGTTGGTGAACAAATCCAATTGGTTGCGGAACATCAGAATTATGCCATCTTGGCAAATTTTCTCACCCAGCTGGTTCAGATGGGGGTGAATATTGAAAAAATGGAGCTAAATGAAGCTGGACAGCAGATCAAATTAACAGCGACTGTTCATTGA
- a CDS encoding sulfurtransferase TusA family protein, with product MTLPIEIDALGKPCPMPLLLLKKQLKKTPDLKQYLLKASDPNSQIDIARYCHIHSYRFQLEKISASEFHYLIET from the coding sequence ATGACCTTACCCATTGAAATCGATGCCTTGGGAAAACCCTGCCCAATGCCCCTGCTGTTACTGAAGAAACAGTTGAAAAAAACACCGGATCTAAAACAGTATCTATTGAAGGCTTCCGACCCCAATAGTCAGATCGATATTGCACGTTATTGCCACATACATAGTTATCGCTTTCAATTGGAAAAAATATCTGCCAGTGAATTTCATTACTTGATTGAAACTTAA
- a CDS encoding DUF423 domain-containing protein, with amino-acid sequence MWIAISALNLALAVMLGAFGAHGLKAKASIEQLGWWQTATDYFFYHALGLLLLGIMAKVIPQIPIKASFMLIQIGIVFFCGSLYVMALGLPRILGAITPIGGALMIAGWLVLAWHAFKYAR; translated from the coding sequence ATGTGGATTGCAATCTCAGCATTAAACTTAGCCCTTGCGGTGATGCTCGGTGCCTTTGGTGCGCATGGTTTAAAAGCCAAAGCTTCAATTGAACAACTGGGTTGGTGGCAAACCGCAACTGATTATTTCTTTTATCACGCACTCGGGTTATTGCTGCTTGGCATCATGGCCAAAGTGATTCCTCAGATTCCAATTAAAGCCAGCTTCATGCTGATTCAAATTGGCATTGTATTTTTCTGTGGCTCACTCTATGTCATGGCTTTGGGCTTACCTCGGATTTTGGGTGCGATTACGCCGATTGGCGGTGCACTGATGATTGCAGGCTGGTTAGTCTTGGCTTGGCATGCTTTTAAATATGCCCGATAA
- the rhlB gene encoding ATP-dependent RNA helicase RhlB, whose amino-acid sequence MSSGFETLNLHPQLKQAIDALGFKGMTPIQEKVLKYTLAGHDAIGRAQTGTGKTAAFLVSIINDLLSNPVTTQRFRGEPRALILAPTRELAIQIENDARDLTKFSDLNVVTLVGGVDFDKQKKQLDQGFVDILVATPGRLIDFTEQKEVWLDQIEFLVIDEADRLLDMGFIPSVKRIVRFSPRKEQRQTLMFSATFSYDVLNLAQQWLFEPVTVEIEPEKKTNADVEQRVYVVGKADKYKLLQEILRDEPIEKVMIFANRRDQVRKLYDHLKRDGYKVVMLSGEIAQDKRTKMLDQFKNGQHNIMIATDVAGRGIHVDGVSHVVNFTLPEQSDDYVHRIGRTGRAGSRGVSISFLSEDDAFYLPEIEKAIGQKIPLTRLDGYC is encoded by the coding sequence ATGTCATCTGGTTTCGAAACCCTTAATTTACATCCGCAACTTAAGCAAGCGATTGATGCTTTAGGGTTTAAAGGAATGACCCCCATTCAAGAAAAAGTATTGAAGTATACTTTGGCGGGGCATGATGCAATTGGTCGTGCACAGACAGGTACAGGTAAAACTGCAGCATTTTTGGTGAGTATCATCAATGATTTGCTTAGCAATCCTGTGACCACGCAACGTTTTCGTGGTGAACCACGTGCGTTAATCTTGGCACCGACACGTGAACTGGCGATTCAAATTGAAAATGATGCACGTGATCTGACCAAATTTTCTGACTTAAATGTGGTGACTTTGGTCGGTGGTGTCGATTTTGACAAGCAAAAGAAACAGCTTGATCAAGGTTTTGTCGATATTTTGGTGGCAACACCAGGTCGTTTAATTGATTTCACAGAACAAAAAGAAGTTTGGCTCGATCAAATTGAATTTTTAGTTATTGATGAAGCAGATCGTTTACTCGATATGGGCTTTATCCCATCGGTAAAACGGATTGTGCGTTTCTCACCGCGTAAAGAACAACGTCAAACGCTCATGTTCTCTGCAACCTTTAGCTATGATGTTTTAAATTTGGCACAGCAATGGTTGTTTGAACCAGTGACGGTTGAAATTGAACCTGAAAAGAAAACCAATGCAGACGTTGAACAACGTGTCTATGTGGTCGGTAAAGCAGATAAATACAAGCTCTTGCAAGAAATCCTACGTGATGAGCCGATCGAAAAAGTCATGATTTTTGCCAATCGTCGTGATCAGGTACGTAAACTATATGATCATTTAAAACGTGATGGCTATAAAGTGGTAATGTTGTCCGGTGAAATTGCGCAAGACAAACGCACCAAAATGCTTGATCAATTTAAAAATGGTCAGCACAACATCATGATTGCAACAGACGTCGCAGGGCGTGGTATTCATGTCGATGGCGTATCGCATGTGGTGAATTTCACTTTGCCTGAACAATCTGATGATTATGTGCATCGTATTGGTCGTACCGGTCGTGCAGGTAGCCGTGGTGTGAGTATCAGTTTCTTGTCTGAAGATGATGCGTTCTATTTACCGGAAATTGAGAAAGCCATTGGTCAAAAAATTCCACTCACGCGTTTAGATGGCTATTGCTAA
- a CDS encoding CvpA family protein, whose amino-acid sequence MNTLDIFILMVLLIGGLNGLRQGFVKACANLIGWVCALIVGAKYATLIAPSMSALSPDPVVQKIAAFAFIVLIIVVLTWIVTSILNRVLKTLKLGPLNRLAGGAFGSLKGLLIVLISMQGIGSFVESSPYWKQSKFIQALLPYAPMATALTKDTANKAMSHIKSGELTEQGQDLESTKHDSDVHQDSSSHSTKNPFN is encoded by the coding sequence ATGAACACACTTGATATCTTCATCCTGATGGTACTGCTCATTGGAGGGCTTAACGGTTTGCGACAAGGATTTGTAAAAGCCTGTGCGAACTTGATCGGTTGGGTTTGTGCCCTGATCGTGGGTGCTAAATACGCCACGTTGATCGCCCCTTCAATGTCAGCCCTCAGTCCGGATCCAGTGGTTCAAAAGATTGCTGCATTTGCGTTTATTGTATTGATCATCGTGGTGCTGACATGGATTGTGACCAGTATCCTCAATCGTGTGCTGAAAACCTTAAAGCTTGGTCCCCTTAACCGTTTGGCAGGGGGTGCTTTTGGCAGCTTGAAAGGTTTGCTCATCGTCCTCATCTCTATGCAAGGGATTGGTTCGTTTGTGGAAAGCTCACCGTATTGGAAACAGTCTAAATTTATCCAAGCGCTTTTGCCTTATGCACCTATGGCAACTGCATTGACCAAAGACACCGCGAATAAAGCAATGAGTCATATAAAATCAGGTGAATTAACCGAACAGGGACAGGATTTAGAATCGACTAAACATGACTCGGATGTTCATCAAGATTCATCATCACATTCAACGAAAAACCCTTTTAATTAA
- a CDS encoding SixA phosphatase family protein — protein MQLTLVRHGEAAPALNGQDEKRPLTARGHAQAQETAEYLNSYFLNPKNQGNLHNDDQPDIFVVSPLLRAQETLAHIQAYFPHVATLICDNIKPDDNAKDAIEWLSQLPFENIVVVCHMNVVAHMAEQLTHEYFHSFHLAEARIYQQTVIANGLSTQIQSFIPNA, from the coding sequence ATGCAATTGACACTTGTTCGTCATGGCGAAGCAGCACCTGCATTAAATGGTCAAGACGAAAAGCGACCATTGACGGCTCGAGGGCATGCTCAAGCCCAAGAAACGGCAGAATATTTAAATTCTTATTTCTTGAACCCAAAAAATCAAGGCAATCTGCACAATGATGATCAGCCCGATATTTTTGTGGTGAGTCCATTGTTACGTGCGCAAGAAACTTTGGCACATATTCAGGCATATTTCCCACATGTTGCGACTTTAATCTGTGACAACATTAAACCTGATGATAATGCCAAAGATGCGATCGAATGGCTCAGTCAATTGCCGTTTGAAAATATTGTGGTGGTCTGTCATATGAATGTGGTTGCACATATGGCTGAGCAGTTAACTCATGAATATTTTCATTCATTTCATTTGGCTGAAGCACGTATTTATCAACAAACAGTGATTGCCAATGGGCTGTCGACACAAATCCAGTCTTTCATTCCTAATGCATAA
- the rpoH gene encoding RNA polymerase sigma factor RpoH, with amino-acid sequence MTDSSNQLMPLSLSAPGVNLGAYISTVNQIPILTAEQEKELADRYFYDQDLDAAKMLVMSHLRFVVHIARSYAGYGLPQGDLIQEGNLGLMKAVKRFDPNMGVRLVSFAVHWIKAEIHEYVIRNWRIVKIATTKAQRKLFFNLRSLKKSSKKLTLDEAKSIANDLNVTPEQVLEMEGRLTAYDAAFEAQGDDDDEGSTYVAPALYLEDNRYDPARLVEEEDYEQQSTSALHDAMDQLDDRSRNILQRRWLDDDKSTLHELAAEYNVSAERIRQLEKNAMDKIKVAMSSN; translated from the coding sequence ATGACTGACAGCAGCAATCAATTGATGCCCCTGTCATTGTCTGCGCCTGGGGTAAATCTTGGTGCTTATATTAGCACGGTGAATCAAATACCAATTTTGACAGCTGAACAAGAAAAAGAGTTGGCTGATCGCTATTTTTACGATCAAGATTTAGATGCAGCGAAAATGTTGGTGATGTCTCACCTGCGTTTTGTGGTGCATATTGCGCGTAGTTATGCAGGCTATGGCTTACCACAAGGCGATCTCATCCAAGAAGGTAACTTAGGCTTAATGAAGGCCGTCAAACGTTTCGACCCGAATATGGGTGTGCGTTTGGTGTCTTTCGCTGTGCATTGGATCAAAGCTGAAATTCATGAATATGTGATTCGCAACTGGCGTATCGTCAAAATTGCGACCACCAAAGCGCAACGTAAACTGTTTTTTAATTTGCGTAGCCTTAAAAAGTCCAGCAAAAAACTGACACTTGATGAAGCCAAGTCGATTGCCAATGACTTGAATGTCACTCCTGAACAAGTGTTAGAAATGGAAGGTCGTTTAACCGCCTATGATGCAGCATTTGAAGCACAAGGCGATGACGATGATGAAGGTTCAACTTATGTTGCCCCTGCACTGTATTTAGAAGACAATCGTTACGACCCGGCGCGTTTGGTCGAAGAGGAAGACTACGAACAACAGAGTACCTCTGCGCTACATGACGCGATGGATCAATTGGATGATCGTTCACGTAATATTTTACAGCGTCGTTGGCTCGATGATGATAAATCCACTTTGCATGAGTTGGCGGCTGAATATAACGTCTCTGCGGAGCGTATTCGTCAACTTGAAAAAAATGCGATGGATAAAATTAAAGTGGCAATGTCATCCAATTAA
- the purF gene encoding amidophosphoribosyltransferase, translating into MCGVVGIAGKSPVNQMLFDALTMLQHRGQDAAGIVTCANGRLFLRKDNGMVRDVFHTRHMRALLGNYGIGHVRYPTAGSSSSAEAQPFYVNSPYGITLAHNGNLTNAAEIHDDLYKTDLRHMNTDSDSEVLLNVFAHELQKRGKLNPTADDIFHVVSRVHERCKGGYAVVAMITGHGIVGFRDPNGIRPLILGSRDTELGVEYILASESVALTALGFKVERDVFPGEAIFIDDSGQLFSQQCATNPQHRPCIFEYVYFARPDATIDGISVYKARLKMGEKLAHKILCEWGEFHDVDVVIPIPDTSRTSALELANILGVKFREGFMKNRYIGRTFIMPGQQLRKKSVRQKLNPVELEFKGKNVLLVDDSIVRGTTCNEIIQMARDAGAKKVFFASAAPMVKYPNVYGIDMPVKDELIASNRDVEEIREIIGADRLIFQNLEDLKDAVRTKKVPDLREFDCSVFDGIYVAGGIDDAYLDNLEQQRCDSAMKKKDGYVDVNVDAASVDLSGIKEM; encoded by the coding sequence ATGTGTGGAGTTGTTGGTATAGCTGGTAAATCACCCGTTAACCAAATGTTGTTTGATGCATTAACGATGTTACAACATCGTGGACAAGATGCTGCTGGGATCGTGACCTGCGCCAATGGTCGTTTATTTTTAAGAAAAGACAATGGTATGGTGCGTGACGTGTTTCATACTCGTCACATGCGTGCTTTGTTGGGCAATTACGGCATTGGTCATGTTCGTTATCCAACAGCGGGGTCTTCGAGCAGTGCTGAAGCACAACCGTTTTATGTCAATTCACCGTATGGTATTACCTTAGCGCACAATGGTAATTTGACCAATGCTGCCGAAATTCACGATGACTTGTATAAAACTGACTTACGTCATATGAATACCGATTCGGATTCAGAAGTGTTGCTCAACGTATTTGCACATGAGTTGCAAAAACGCGGTAAATTGAATCCAACTGCTGATGATATTTTCCATGTGGTGTCACGTGTGCATGAACGCTGTAAGGGCGGTTATGCCGTGGTTGCCATGATTACCGGTCATGGGATCGTGGGTTTCCGTGATCCAAACGGGATTCGTCCTTTGATCTTGGGCTCTCGCGATACTGAATTGGGGGTTGAATATATCTTGGCTTCTGAGTCTGTGGCTTTAACTGCACTGGGCTTTAAAGTTGAGCGTGATGTCTTCCCGGGTGAAGCGATTTTTATTGATGACTCAGGTCAATTGTTCTCGCAACAATGTGCCACTAATCCGCAACATCGTCCATGTATTTTTGAATATGTGTACTTTGCGCGTCCAGATGCGACCATTGATGGGATTTCAGTATATAAAGCCCGTTTAAAAATGGGTGAAAAGCTGGCGCATAAAATTCTTTGTGAATGGGGTGAGTTCCACGATGTTGATGTGGTGATTCCAATTCCAGATACCTCACGTACTTCAGCACTTGAGCTTGCCAATATTTTAGGGGTCAAGTTCCGTGAAGGTTTTATGAAGAACCGTTATATCGGTCGTACCTTCATTATGCCGGGGCAGCAACTGCGTAAAAAATCGGTACGTCAAAAACTCAACCCAGTTGAGCTTGAGTTTAAAGGCAAAAATGTATTGTTGGTGGATGACTCGATCGTACGTGGCACCACCTGTAATGAAATTATTCAAATGGCACGTGATGCCGGTGCCAAGAAAGTCTTTTTCGCTTCTGCTGCACCGATGGTGAAATATCCAAACGTGTACGGTATTGATATGCCGGTGAAAGATGAATTGATTGCATCGAATCGTGATGTTGAAGAAATTCGTGAAATCATTGGCGCAGATCGTCTGATTTTCCAAAATTTAGAAGATTTAAAAGACGCCGTGCGTACCAAGAAAGTTCCTGATTTACGTGAATTTGACTGTTCGGTATTTGATGGAATTTATGTGGCAGGGGGCATTGATGATGCTTATCTTGATAATCTTGAGCAACAACGTTGTGATTCTGCCATGAAGAAAAAAGATGGCTATGTCGATGTCAATGTCGATGCTGCATCGGTAGATTTGAGTGGCATCAAAGAGATGTAA
- the gspL gene encoding type II secretion system protein GspL: MLYLWMPEANGVWQWSRGEQWNQASSLEQLIQEIKPDQGEEAVVFFPSRDTQIIQQTLPKAQYKQLGYEGIKFLLEDYVILPIDQMKVLSYFQAPDQLTLLGVANHTVLTMQHALSLIPVKIVSLLPDFLVLPEPQHNETVLANINGQLLVREHALKGGSIDDLGLYLDIAPKAEKYRYADLNGAQLESLWVNSTEEQRERFDYQFQPILKAKQHPFNVLPKAKNSDQRVSGYWKASACVLLAFIVVQFGYDLIRWAKLKKVADQTAQISIDQYQSWFGRNSRVTEQNLKSLFESNLRLSQAANTQALQLISRVGPILMQQQIVANRVAYDADLLNLDLVARSSEQLQSLVSQLNQQGFKAELGNIQTQGDAVVGLVKIQ; the protein is encoded by the coding sequence ATGTTGTATTTATGGATGCCAGAAGCCAATGGGGTTTGGCAATGGTCGCGTGGTGAGCAGTGGAATCAGGCCAGTAGTCTTGAACAATTGATTCAAGAGATCAAGCCTGATCAAGGGGAGGAAGCAGTGGTTTTCTTTCCAAGTCGAGATACGCAAATCATTCAGCAGACTTTGCCTAAAGCGCAGTATAAACAGCTTGGTTATGAGGGAATTAAGTTTTTACTCGAAGACTATGTGATCTTGCCAATTGATCAAATGAAAGTGTTGTCATATTTTCAAGCACCGGATCAATTGACGCTTTTAGGTGTTGCCAATCATACCGTGTTGACCATGCAACACGCTTTGAGCTTGATTCCAGTCAAGATCGTCTCCTTACTGCCTGACTTTTTAGTGCTTCCTGAACCGCAACATAACGAAACGGTGCTCGCCAATATCAATGGGCAGCTCTTGGTTCGAGAGCATGCCTTGAAAGGCGGATCGATAGACGATTTAGGGTTATATTTGGATATTGCTCCTAAAGCTGAAAAATATCGTTATGCGGATTTAAATGGAGCACAGCTCGAAAGTTTGTGGGTGAACAGTACAGAGGAGCAACGTGAGCGTTTTGATTATCAATTCCAACCGATATTAAAAGCCAAGCAACATCCTTTTAATGTATTACCCAAAGCCAAAAACAGTGATCAGCGTGTATCAGGTTATTGGAAGGCATCGGCATGTGTTTTGCTCGCCTTCATTGTTGTGCAATTTGGCTATGACCTCATTCGTTGGGCGAAACTGAAAAAAGTGGCAGATCAAACCGCACAAATTTCAATTGATCAATATCAGTCTTGGTTTGGTCGAAACAGTCGAGTCACTGAACAGAATCTTAAAAGCTTATTTGAAAGTAATTTACGCCTCAGCCAAGCGGCCAATACTCAAGCTTTACAACTCATCAGTCGAGTTGGGCCGATTTTAATGCAACAGCAAATTGTGGCAAATCGCGTGGCATACGATGCGGATCTGTTGAATTTGGATTTGGTGGCACGCAGTTCAGAGCAGTTGCAAAGTTTGGTTTCGCAACTGAATCAGCAAGGTTTTAAAGCCGAATTAGGCAATATTCAAACGCAGGGTGACGCTGTCGTCGGTTTGGTGAAAATACAATAA
- a CDS encoding quinone-dependent dihydroorotate dehydrogenase, with the protein MLYSLARPFLFSLAPERAHDLTLSLLKKTYKLGLMRQSIEAKPVTCMGIEFPNPVGLAAGLDKNGAYIDALASLGFGFIEIGTITPRPQSGNPQPRLFRIPEAQAIINRMGFNNDGVDQLIENVKAANYKGVLGINIGKNADTAVEDAVSDYLICLEKVYNYASYVTVNISSPNTKNLRSLQSGHALTELLETLKKRQLELAEEYQHYVPLVLKVAPDLSAMDISFIAAELIKFKIDGLIVTNTTLSREGVENLAFGDEAGGLSGAPVFEKSTACLNAFSKLLKDQIPLIGVGGILAGQHATAKQQAGAQLVQIYSGLIYTGPALIKDCVDAMT; encoded by the coding sequence ATGTTATATTCGCTTGCTCGTCCATTTTTATTTTCTTTGGCGCCAGAGCGTGCACATGATCTGACATTATCATTGCTGAAAAAGACCTATAAATTGGGTCTGATGCGCCAGTCGATCGAAGCCAAGCCTGTCACATGTATGGGCATTGAGTTCCCTAATCCTGTAGGTTTAGCCGCAGGTTTAGATAAAAATGGTGCCTATATCGATGCACTGGCAAGTTTAGGTTTTGGTTTTATTGAAATTGGAACCATTACCCCACGTCCTCAATCGGGCAATCCTCAGCCCCGTTTATTCCGTATTCCTGAAGCACAAGCCATTATTAACCGTATGGGGTTTAATAATGATGGTGTTGATCAGCTGATTGAAAATGTCAAAGCCGCCAATTATAAAGGCGTGTTGGGCATCAATATTGGTAAAAATGCCGACACTGCTGTGGAAGATGCGGTGTCTGATTATTTAATTTGTCTTGAAAAAGTCTATAACTACGCCTCGTATGTAACGGTGAATATTTCCTCGCCAAATACTAAAAATTTGCGTAGTCTACAAAGTGGTCATGCCTTAACCGAATTGCTTGAAACACTCAAAAAACGTCAGCTTGAATTGGCTGAAGAGTATCAGCATTACGTGCCATTGGTATTGAAAGTTGCGCCAGACTTGAGTGCAATGGATATCTCTTTTATTGCGGCGGAACTGATTAAATTTAAAATTGATGGTTTGATTGTCACCAATACCACGTTATCACGTGAAGGCGTTGAAAATCTGGCTTTTGGTGATGAGGCCGGTGGTTTATCAGGTGCGCCTGTATTTGAGAAAAGTACCGCTTGCTTAAATGCATTTTCAAAGTTACTCAAAGATCAAATACCTTTGATCGGGGTCGGTGGTATTCTTGCGGGCCAACATGCTACTGCGAAACAACAGGCAGGTGCACAGCTGGTTCAAATTTACAGTGGCTTGATTTATACAGGTCCTGCATTGATTAAAGACTGTGTAGATGCTATGACCTAA